In Cydia strobilella chromosome 8, ilCydStro3.1, whole genome shotgun sequence, one DNA window encodes the following:
- the LOC134743619 gene encoding uncharacterized protein LOC134743619 isoform X1, translating into MMHLYKSVLFLSLTFTSMKTVQSINCYQCSGTDSENPFECNEYFNNDIDILPKDCSDIHDAQYCIKHVGRYEVVAIDCYQCNSSATMECGDALMHLDGGSLKPTSCEHVFNAQFCIKHTGGISTKRYCSSLDLGNYCNYVQQPGDKLEYRTCIYTCSSDGCNAATGLTISNAVSTIPFLIVAHILGYVSL; encoded by the exons ATGATGCATTTGTACAAATCAGTACTTTTTCTGTCTCTGACATTTACATCAATGAAGACAG ttcAATCAATAAACTGCTATCAATGTTCGGGTACGGACTCTGAAAACCCTTTTGAGTGCAATGAATACTTTAATAACGACATAGATATATTACCGAAGGACTGTTCCGATATTCATGATGCCCAGTATTGTATAAAACACGTCGGACGGTACGAAG TTGTAGCTATAGATTGCTATCAGTGCAATTCCTCAGCTACAATGGAGTGTGGTGATGCCCTCATGCACCTGGACGGGGGAAGCCTGAAGCCTACTTCCTGTGAACATGTCTTTAATGCTCAATTCTGCATAAAACATACAG GTGGCATCAGCACAAAAAGATATTGTTCATCTTTAGACCTGGGCAACTACTGCAACTATGTGCAACAACCTGGAGACAAGCTCGAGTACAGGACTTGCATATACACGTGCAGTAGTGATGGCTGCAATGCTGCAACTGGCTTGACGATATCTAATGCAGTGTCGACAATACCTTTCCTAATAGTCGCCCACATACTGGGATATGTGTCATTATAA
- the LOC134743619 gene encoding U-scoloptoxin(05)-Sm1a isoform X2 — protein sequence MMHLYKSVLFLSLTFTSMKTVQSINCYQCSGTDSENPFECNEYFNNDIDILPKDCSDIHDAQYCIKHVGRYEGGISTKRYCSSLDLGNYCNYVQQPGDKLEYRTCIYTCSSDGCNAATGLTISNAVSTIPFLIVAHILGYVSL from the exons ATGATGCATTTGTACAAATCAGTACTTTTTCTGTCTCTGACATTTACATCAATGAAGACAG ttcAATCAATAAACTGCTATCAATGTTCGGGTACGGACTCTGAAAACCCTTTTGAGTGCAATGAATACTTTAATAACGACATAGATATATTACCGAAGGACTGTTCCGATATTCATGATGCCCAGTATTGTATAAAACACGTCGGACGGTACGAAG GTGGCATCAGCACAAAAAGATATTGTTCATCTTTAGACCTGGGCAACTACTGCAACTATGTGCAACAACCTGGAGACAAGCTCGAGTACAGGACTTGCATATACACGTGCAGTAGTGATGGCTGCAATGCTGCAACTGGCTTGACGATATCTAATGCAGTGTCGACAATACCTTTCCTAATAGTCGCCCACATACTGGGATATGTGTCATTATAA